One region of Malania oleifera isolate guangnan ecotype guangnan chromosome 6, ASM2987363v1, whole genome shotgun sequence genomic DNA includes:
- the LOC131158440 gene encoding cation/H(+) antiporter 18-like: MASANASSCPAPMKATSNGVFQGDNPLDFALPLAILQICFVVLITRFLAILLKPFKQPRVIAEIVGGVLLGPSALGRSEKYLHAIFPSKSLTVLDTLANLGLLFFLFLVGLELDPKSLRRTGKKALSIALAGISLPFALGIGTSFALRATISKGVDGPPFLIFMGVALSITAFPVLARILAELKLLTTDIGRMAMSAAAVNDVAAWILLALAIALSGSNSSPLTSLWVFLCGIGFVIFCSVALPPVFRWMAQRCPEGEPVEEMYVCATLAAVLAAGFVTDAIGIHALFGAFVVGVLMPKEGPFAGALVEKVEDLVSGLFLPLYFVSSGLKTNVASISGAQSWGLLVLVIFTACFGKIVGTVIVSLCCRVPFQEALALGFLMNTKGLVELIVLNIGKDRKVLNDQTFAIMVLMALFTTFITTPLVMAVYKPAKSKSKAADYKHRTIERKDTSTQLRILACFHSTWNIPTMINLVEASRGTEKREGLCVYAMHLMELTERPSAILMVHKARKNGLPFWNKGLNSGSNQVVVAFEAFRQLSRVSVRPMTAISAVSSMHEDICGSAERKRAAMIILPFHKHQRLDGGLETTRIEFRWVNRRVLENAPCSVGILVDRGLGGSTHVPASNVSSLITVLFFGGCDDREALAYGARMAEHPGISLVVIRFLIEPEIAGKSTEVDIYDNHGNEARPADEEFLAGFKQKISRENSVGYEERLVKSAAETVDVVREFSKCNLFVVGRMSEGEVVKALGNGRSECPELGPVGSLLTSPDFSTSASVLVVQQYRSQLVLDSLDSPGEAEVPGRDSESN, encoded by the exons ATGGCCTCGGCTAATGCAAGCAGTTGTCCGGCCCCAATGAAGGCAACATCAAATGGGGTATTCCAGGGAGACAACCCTCTTGATTTTGCACTCCCTCTTGCCATTCTTCAGATCTGCTTTGTGGTTCTTATCACGCGGTTCCTCGCCATTCTTTTAAAACCTTTTAAGCAGCCTCGGGTGATTGCTGAGATTGTG GGTGGGGTACTGCTAGGACCATCAGCTCTGGGACGCAGTGAGAAGTATCTGCATGCAATCTTCCCATCCAAGAGCCTCACTGTGCTGGATACCTTAGCCAACCTTGGTCTCCTCTTCTTCCTGTTCCTTGTAGGCCTAGAGTTGGACCCCAAATCCCTCCGCCGCACAGGTAAGAAAGCCCTCAGCATTGCCCTTGCAGGAATCAGCTTGCCATTTGCATTAGGAATTGGTACCTCATTTGCCCTCAGAGCAACCATCTCCAAAGGTGTGGACGGTCCCCCATTTCTTATCTTCATGGGGGTGGCTCTTTCCATCACTGCCTTCCCTGTTCTTGCTCGAATCCTTGCCGAACTTAAGCTCTTAACTACTGATATTGGCCGGATGGCCATGTCAGCTGCTGCTGTTAACGATGTTGCGGCATGGATTCTTCTTGCTCTGGCCATTGCCCTCTCTGGCTCTAATAGTTCTCCCCTTACCTCTCTCTGGGTCTTCCTTTGCGGAATTGGGTTTGTTATCTTTTGCTCTGTTGCTCTCCCTCCAGTCTTCAGATGGATGGCGCAGCGATGCCCGGAGGGTGAGCCGGTGGAAGAAATGTATGTCTGTGCAACTCTGGCAGCAGTCTTAGCTGCGGGGTTTGTCACAGATGCTATTGGAATTCATGCCCTGTTCGGGGCTTTTGTGGTTGGGGTTTTGATGCCAAAAGAAGGCCCATTTGCAGGTGCCCTGGTTGAGAAGGTTGAGGATCTGGTATCTGGCCTCTTCCTTCCTCTGTACTTTGTCTCGAGCGGCTTGAAGACCAATGTTGCCAGCATTAGCGGAGCTCAATCATGGGGCCTCCTAGTTCTGGTTATATTCACAGCCTGTTTTGGGAAGATTGTGGGCACTGTTATTGTCTCCCTCTGTTGCAGGGTGCCCTTTCAAGAGGCTCTAGCTCTTGGGTTCCTAATGAACACTAAAGGCCTGGTGGAGCTCATAGTACTCAACATTGGTAAAGACAGGAAG GTATTGAATGATCAAACGTTTGCCATAATGGTTTTAATGGCTCTCTTCACAACTTTTATCACTACCCCACTAGTCATGGCCGTGTACAAGCCGGCTAAAAGCAAGAGTAAAGCTGCTGATTATAAGCATCGAACAATCGAGAGAAAAGATACGAGTACTCAGCTAAGGATCCTGGCATGTTTCCACAGCACATGGAACATCCCTACCATGATCAACCTTGTTGAGGCTTCCCGGGGTACCGAAAAGAGGGAAGGACTCTGCGTCTATGCAATGCACCTCATGGAGCTCACCGAGAGGCCTTCTGCTATACTCATGGTCCACAAGGCTAGAAAGAATGGCTTACCCTTTTGGAACAAGGGACTGAACTCTGGCTCCAACCAAGTAGTTGTTGCGTTTGAGGCTTTCCGGCAGCTGAGCCGGGTGTCTGTCCGCCCAATGACAGCAATATCTGCCGTCTCCAGCATGCATGAGGACATCTGTGGGAGCGCAGAGAGGAAAAGGGCAGCAATGATCATTCTCCCATTCCACAAGCACCAGAGGTTGGATGGAGGGTTAGAGACCACCAGAATCGAGTTCCGGTGGGTGAACCGGAGGGTTCTTGAGAATGCACCCTGCTCAGTGGGGATTCTGGTGGACCGAGGGCTTGGTGGGAGCACCCATGTCCCTGCCAGCAATGTTTCTTCCCTCATAACTGTTCTGTTTTTTGGAGGCTGCGATGATAGGGAAGCTCTGGCTTATGGGGCACGAATGGCTGAACATCCCGGGATTAGTCTAGTGGTGATTAGGTTCTTGATAGAACCGGAGATTGCTGGGAAATCAACAGAAGTGGATATATATGACAACCATGGAAATGAAGCAAGGCCTGCAGATGAAGAGTTCCTTGCTGGGTTCAAACAGAAGATTTCCCGTGAGAACTCGGTTGGGTATGAAGAAAGGCTGGTGAAGAGTGCTGCTGAAACAGTGGATGTTGTTCGGGAGTTTAGCAAGTGCAATCTGTTTGTTGTGGGCCGAATGTCGGAGGGTGAGGTGGTTAAAGCTCTGGGTAACGGAAGGAGCGAGTGCCCGGAGCTTGGGCCGGTGGGCAGCTTGCTGACTTCTCCAGACTTTTCAACGTCAGCATCAGTTTTGGTGGTGCAGCAGTATCGCAGCCAGTTGGTTTTGGATTCCTTAGATTCACCAGGGGAAGCAGAGGTGCCTGGGAGAGACTCCGAATCAAACTAG